A region of the Drosophila ananassae strain 14024-0371.13 chromosome XL, ASM1763931v2, whole genome shotgun sequence genome:
CTAGCTAACTGTAAATAGTAattcaaataaattacaatttctaaattaaacaaaaataagatgaaaaaaaaaaaccatttgTAATGTAATGTACACTCAATACTTTTCTACTTTGTTCTACAGATAGATTTTGTAGGTAATCCCTTTCCTTAACTATgcatttgcttttttttggtttccgCTTGTGCTTTCGTTACCGCTTCCCAACACTAACTCATACAGCTTGGCCAACACTGGCCAACACCCAAAAGCCGCTACCTTGGACCTATTGTCTAAAAAAATATGTCTTCTTCGCTGTCTTTAGGTACACAGATCGGCCTAAATGCTCGCTAAATGGGATTATTcctatacatatgtatatatatgtatatatgctaTATGTTCCTGTACCGTCGGTATAAGGGGTAACTGTAACTgtagacacacacacacatacaaggTACACAGAGACACGTATAAAAGAATTTTTCTTCACTTCTACTGACCTTTctgtttattatattatatatgtagatatatcttctttttttttggtttgtgaGTAATATATAGCTTGCTAacaattcgattttttttctacCACATGTATTGTATATATATCTTTTGTCATTTTGAGAGCTGAGTTTTGAGAAACCAGAGGCTATGAGATAGGTACTAAAGTCATTTGTGGAGCGATAATAGCAATAGAGATAGGTACATTCGAGTCGGGAGATTACTCCTTTGTAGTTATTATTTCAAAAACCAGACAACACTTTGTATATATGTAGGTCTTTGATGGGGTATCTGGGCTGAAGTTTTTTAGGGGGAAAAAAAGTATTGAAAACCGTTTTTAGGAGACCGTttagtttcagtttttcttttgtttagtAACAATAATTCTCAGTATCAGTTTAGGTTTGAATTCTTTCGTTCTTtgtagtttttagttttcagtTTGTAGTTTGTAGTTTTTGTAATTCATTTGGTAAGTGCCCCGGAAATGCTGTTTAGGAGATGCTGCACGAGTTGCGTTTGGCGCCCAGGCTGCGTTCCTGGATGCGTTGCAAGTGTTGCAACTGCGCCGGTGTTGGGGCATGagagccactgccactgccgctgccaGAAGAGGagccagcagcagctgctgccgcaGCGGCGGCGGCCGAAGTGGAGGCAGCACCCTGGTGGTGGGCCTGGTTGtgatgatggtggtggtggtggtgcagcGGAGTGCCCGGGCCGTTGTTGCCGATCTGCTGGGGCAAGGATTGGCGGCGCCGTCGTAGCGCCGGGCTCAAGTTGTAGGTGATCTTGGCCTGGGCCAGTAGCTCCTTGAAAaccttacaaaaaaaatataaaataaattttataatatagtaatttctattatttttaagactcACCTGTGTTACGTTCTCGTTGATGGCGGCGGAGGCCTCTACAAAACCATTCTCCCAGTCCACAGTCACCACGGACTCGGTGGTGGCATATTCAACCTGCAACAAATATCTCATACTATTAGATTATCCTTAAAAtccaattaaaaaacaattgatttataaattaagCAAATTTGTTAATTAGCAAAGTCATTGCTCTTGACAGCTCTACCATGGTCACACCTTTGGTAGAGGTTGTGTGCTTTATCCAATTGGTCACACTGTTTTCTTAGAAAATAATGATTTTATTAGCCAATTATTGagctaaaaatattatatttaaatgatttaacatcttattattattatctctTTTTAAACATAAGTTTCAAGTCTTTCAAAGTACAAAACTCTATCAATAGATTTTCCCGCCCAAAACACACTAATCTCACGTTTTGAAACTCAATTCAAACTAGAAAAATATGACCGTTTTTCCAGAAAAAAATCAAGTAGGCCTTGGAGCGTTTTCTAGTAGGCGACGCACCGAAAAAAATTTGGATTCGAAACGCACCTAAGCTCGAACGATGCCCCAGAATTCCAGAAACATTCAGTCGCTCGAGCTATTCAGTACGATTATTAcgaaaaaaaccaaatatttgtaaaaaaaatctttggaatttattatttggcaaataaaaaacttaaaaattttgaagCATAAAAAgatcaaaataataaaaaccaaaaaaaaaaatataaaacagtgaaaaataacaaaaaaaatataaaaatcttaaaacccataaaaaaaaatattaaaaactataaaatcacaaaaaaaaaatagtaaaattgTTACTTaagctaaaaaaatatagcaaaattttaatataaaattataaaaattataaaattgaaaaagataaaaaaaagggtaAGTACTAGTACTATTAATTACTAGattaattttcatatttaatttttttaaatttttttgtgatttctAGGTTATGTTTAGGAACCCGCAGGATGAACACGTTCGGCGCCCATTACCACCAATTGGCGCCGAACGGGCTGCCCGTCTTGCGGCTCGCAACAGCCTCAACTTGAAGACATCGCAGGGCGGCGGAGGTGCCACCGATGTGTGGCAGAACCCGGGTGGCTCTGAGCATGGATGCACCCCCTTCCGGGTCTGCGGTCTGTGGAGTGTGGGCGACGAGGATGGCATCGAGCATGACGAGAACTGTGTCCATCGGCAGCAGAACGCGGCACTGGCGGCATGCCTTGGACGCGGGAATCCCTGGTCGTGGATGGGCTCCACCTGGAGCGGTGCTGGCGGCAGTAACAACTTCGGTGGTGGTGGCACTGTGAGTGGCTGGGAGCGAGACACGATGCTGGATAGTGTCGCCAATCGTGGTGGTATGGGACATCGGGATCCTGGCGAGACCTTCACAGCCAATATGGGTTCGCAGCGCTATCAGCCGCAGGGACATCAAACCCATCATCAtaatcagcagcagcagcatcagcagcagcatcagcagcagcagcatcagcagcagcaacatcatcaaccgcaacaccaccaccagcagccgcagcagccgccgcagcagcagcaccaccagccGCATCATCAACCACAACTTCAGTCGCAGCACCACCAGCTACCGCATCAACAGGCCCCACCCCAGATGCACCAGCAGGTGCACCCCCAGCTCCACCGTCATCCCCATCCGGAGACAGCGCCCATGACCCAGCCCCCCACCTATCGGGCTCCGTCCCTGTTGCATCGCTCCAATTTGGGGCACGTATCTACCCCCGATTCCGGGTCTACTCTCTTCCACGAGCTACTCCGCGCCCAGGAGAGGACTTGCAGCCTGGCACAGCGCATCCATGATCTACTACCCACCGATCCACTGCGCCGGCAGTTCCAGCACCAGCTGTTCAACCAACAGATCCAGATCGAACAGCAGCTCTGTGTGGTACTGGAGCAGAAGCTGGACTTGGTCACCAAGGCGATGCACGTGAGTCCCGAACTGGCACACTCCTACTACCTGTTCCAGCCGACCTCCGACTGGGGTGGCATTGGGGCGGCACTCGCCACGGGCATATCGCCCGGGAATATGGGTACCAATGTCCCGACTGGCGTCAGAGCCTCGACACCGCTACCATCTACGGATCATGCTGATCTCAGTCTGGACATGTCCCGGCTTGGAATGCGTAGCCCGGAGGTTACACCGGCGGCCACATCAACACCTTTGCAGGAGAATCGTACGTGTCCCAGTCCGGGAGGTCCTGTCAGTATTTCTGTGCCTGGTCCCAGTCGAGTTACCATGAGCCAGGGCACCAATACGATGTCACCACCCGCCCATATGGGTCATCTGCAGAGCAACTGCATCCCGTCGACCTCTAATTCCGCCTCCGTAGCCGCTCCTCCCTCCATCCAGTACAATACTGTGGCCAGATGCGCTGCGATGGAGGGGAATCAGTGCCTTGTTGATACTTTCCGGGAGGATTTGGAGAGATCATGAGGCCAGGCGATCGGGGGCGGGATTAGGGGCGACACAGACATCCAAATGAACTATGGTGGGAGTACGAGAGAGATCCAGGAGTATCCAGATGTGGCAAGATCCGGAAGAGTTGCCGGAAGAGTTCCGGAAGGAGGTAATACCCATAGTAACACTAATGATTTAGGCTGGGGTCCTGACCTCGAATGGAATGTCTGGCGTCGATATCCGAAACGGAAAACAAATCGAAAATATCGTAGAAATATGAAAGTGAAGCAGGACATTAATCTGCTGTTCCAAGATGAGGACAAGGAGAATAATATTCGGAGAGTTGTGAATGAAAAGGATTTCGCAAAGGAGTTTAAGATAGAGTCCAAGGACAAGCCGCTGGATCAGGACAGAGCTgattgattatttttaaatgtggGAGAAGTCGAGACCCAGAGATGTTAGGAGCATTTTACACTGAAAAAAACATCTGACAATGGGATACTTCAACTTTTGGGAAATGCGCTCATCGAAACACAAGGAAACTGTTTGGAAATTAGTTAAGAGCTATACAGGAATAACAATGGAATCACACTGGAAAGACACGAGAATCCGAATGGAATCTTCAACTCTGAAAACCAAATCCACTAAACCTCAAGGAAGAAGCACGAAAATACGAATAAAAAACTAGCGGAGACAGATAGCTACAAATAGCTATTAAACTACTACACTACCCTACAAACTACCCTACAAACTACCCTACACACTACACTAAATGCTACACTAAATGCTACACTAAATGCTACACTAAATGCTACACTAAATGCTACACTAAATATTACACTAAATATTACACTAAATACTACACTAAATATTACACTAAATATTACACTAAATATTACACTAGAAACCATTAAACAAACACTCCGAAAGGCAAAGACAATCACAATGCTGGACGGGCAATCAATCATCAATCGTATCATTATGAAGAAAGCGTGGCGAGCTGCATTATACTGAAAATGGACACCAACTGCAAAAACTGCTGCGGATGAACCAGAAAAGGCAAAAACCAAATGCACAGACTTGTAAATAGTTCACGAGACACTACACGAGACACTCTATCCAGAAAACTCAAATGTAAAAAACACaagaaaatttgtaaatatttaaacccaaaaaacaaaacacaaataaaCTAAACACCTTACactgaaatttttaaaaaggaCTTTTTATTTAAGAGTGGGAGATACCAAGAGTACTAGGAGGGAATATGAAGATATAGCTATAGATTTAACACTTTAATAATTAACATAAAGGTGATACCCCACAAAttccaaaaatttttaataaatattttctgtctggtttttgatgcagaacgatggggaatcgatccacaaatcgtttaaggtattccgcttgaaaATCGGAAGGGAATTGACTAAGATATAGCTATAGCCCTGGGCCAGATGGGGAAATCAaggattttgcaaggggtcgccccacaaaatattgaaaaatagtgaaaaaatattttctgctcAGATTTGATGGAATATTTagtgcagaatgatggagaatcgctccacaaatcgtttaaggtattccgcttgagaatcggatgagaattggcggagatatagctatggccCTGGACCAGATggggaaatcctggattttgcaaggggtcgccccacaaaatattgaaaaaaattgaaaaaatattttgtgctcagattttgatgcagaatgatggagaatcgctccacaaatcgtttaaggtattccgcttgagaatcggatgagaattggcggagatatagctatggccCTTGACCAGATggggaaatcctggattttgcaaggggtcgccccacaaaatattgaaaaatagtgaaaaaatattttctgctcagattttgatgcagaatgatggagaatcgctccacaaatcgtttaaggtattccgcttgagaatcggatgagaattggcggagatatagctatggccCTGGACCAGATggggaaatcctggattttgcaaggggtcgccccacaaaatattgaaaaaaattgaaaaaatgttttgttgtcagattttgatgcagaatgatggagaatcgcttcacaaatcgtttaaggtattccgcttgagaatcggatgagaattggcggagatatagctatggccCTGGACCAGATggggaaatcctggattttgcaaggggtcgccccacaaaatattgaaaaaaattgaaaaaatattttctgctcagtttttgatgcagaatgatggagaatcgctccacaaatcgtttaaggtattccgcttgagaatcggatgagaattggcggagatatagctatggccCTGGACCAGATggggaaatcctggattttgcaaggggtcgccccacaaaatattgaaaaaaattgaaaaaatattttgtgctcagattttgatgcagaatgatggagaatcgctccacaaatcgtttaaggtattccgcttgagaatcggatgagaattggcggagatatagctatggccCTGGACCAGATggggaaatcctggattttgcaaggggtcgccccacaaaatattgaaaaaaattgaaaaaatattttgttgtcagattttgatgcagaatgatggagaatctctccacaaatcgtttaaggtattccgctcatgaaTCGAACAtgaattggcagagctatagCTAAAGATATGGGCCATGTACCGATTTCcagtattttgaagggggtcTAATAGACACTTCTTTAAGACTTCCAAGGTTTAATATTCCCCGGAATAAAATGGAATCAATTTACTTCTAAAAAAAGCCCACCCAGCCATAAAAAACTGAATGCGAACTTTATTTCTTATCGGGCATCGAAAATCCTTATAGACGTCTAAATTGTGGCGgtaaatggccaaaaaaaggcaacaaaaaaattgccAAAATCGAGAAGGTAAAAAAGGGAGAAGACCTAAGAAATTTGCTGACTTTGAACCGAAAATCGGAAGCTTAATTCTTCCAAATGAACAAACTCCAAGAagctgcaacaaaaaaaaaaaagaataaatatatttggaTGGTATACATACGCCTACTAAGGTTTAAAACGGACTAAACCAAAAAAGTGACATAAAggcgacaacaacaaaaaacttgATTTCGCTTcgttgaacaaaaaaaaaaaaaaaaaatacatccCAAGACCCGAAAGTCTCCAGCTAGGAGGGGAAGGATGTCACAaaaagtacatatatatataatatatatgagGGCTGGGGGCTCTAAGCCAAGGAAGGAGAGAGCGCGACAGTCTGGCGTTTGCTggcaatttgcatttttattatatCAGAACTTGGTTAAAGTCAATACACCCCAAGGAGGTGGCCCAGACAGGAGGAAGGTCTGACTGTACAACCACTTATGCAAAACTACGTACGTAATGGCGAAAAAAAACGCATCAAATAAGtgacaaataaaaaaccgaAGAACCCAAAAGGTCCAAAAAACAATCAAGAGCCGGGGCCCAaggaaaagataaacaaaggcaaattaaaatttataaagccCAAAGCCCAAAATGAAGTTGACCAACTGTTACTGAGATCtcccaccaaaaaaaaagcaaaggatTCTACATTGATAAATTTATATAATCAAAGACAAGCCAAAGAAATGATAAGGCAATtaatttaagtaaataaaaatagggCCAGGAAAGGGCAGAAGCGAAGCTGGAGAAGAGGGTttgacggacagacggacagggatatctttcaatatatttataaaaaaaacttttgggCTAAATTCTAATAACCTGTATAAAGTGAATATAATATTGGAAGTTTTTAGAGGGAATTTTAGAAGGTTTGTGAATAGAAAAACTGTTAGAAGCCttttaagattaaaataaaatattctattcaaagaaaatattaagtttAAAGTCTATAATCTTAAAACTCAAGAGAACAACAAACGCAGAGACGGACAAGgatatttttcaatatattcATAATTAAGTCACTTTTGGGCTAAACTCTAATACTTTatgattaaaatataatattccATTCAAAGTCTATAGGTTTAAGACTTAAGGACAAACCTTCAAAATCCCTAATAAAAACCACATttgaaatcaaattaaaaatactccccgaaagtttataaaaacaagatCCTCTTCTGATATAGTCCTTTGATATGTGGCAACTAAAAATCTGCATAAATTAAAGCACCCAGGAAACTTGCCACATTTCGGTTAAACAATTCAAATTttcggtttttattttttggtatttcaAATTTTACATTTCTTGCTGGGGTAGCGAGATGTGTTTTCCTTTCAAGTTTCCCATTCGACGAAAATCAAAGTGAAGTTTCCTTTTTACGAGAAGCAAACTTTACCTTTGCCGGGTTCGGGTTTTTGCCTTCACGTTTGCGTATGTTTCGCCTTTAGTTTTTATGATGCCCGAATTTATTATGGAATCATTTGGCCCGAGGCCGCAAAAGCCtcgcaaaaaagaaaaaaaaaatgtaagaaaCTTATGCAGAAAGCGTGGCCAAATGATGCTCACTTAAGATATGCAAAGTACTTCCAAGGGTCGAGGACTTAGTTTCGGTTTTTCGGGCTTCTCTTATTACCAAAAATTgtggtttattttatttgtgatTATTTCgtgtttaaatatttgaaattgatatttaaaatgtaACTTTTTGCAGAGCAACAATTTCTATTTAATATCCTTACTGGCAGCCAACTCAAATGTCTCACATTCCTTGACTCgattttatttgcttttttctACTTGTTTCTCTCGAATTTGTGTTGCACGCTTTTTGGCAAGGAATTTGCAATGCAGCAGTGACACCAGAAGACGTCCTGCCCGAGGGAGGACGTCTTCTGGCCATCCTGACGATGGCAGCCGCAGTTGCAGTAGAAGCCCGCCCAAAAGGACCTACTTTCTGTCTGCCCCCCAGAGATCCTTCGGTACATTGCGCGGGatgttgcatacttttcagCTCTGGTCGCGCACTAATTATGCAAAGGCGGCCAGGAGGGGCTGCTGGGGGGCGGTCCAAGGCGAAAGGATATAAAGCGGTGGCACAGaaagaaattttattttaaaaaatcgaaATCTAAAGAGTTTAAATCAAAAAGAGTTTAACTCTCTATTCTTCTGAATTCTTAAATagttttcttaaataaaaataataattttaaaaaatatagagtaaatatttgtttaaagtgCAACCACTTTTGATGGCATTTCATTTTGGTGAGACTTTCGAGCGTAGTTTGCACTTTATTCACGAGCCTGTCTGACATTATGACCCCTCGACCCTGCCACATCCACTTTGACATTTTAAATGTTGCAATTTCTTCCTCACATTTTTTTCTcccactgttgttgttgttgtatgtTGCAGCTCTGACATCTGCAACAGATGACCAATGTTTTATAGCTGCCACAAATAATGTGAGAACTCCTATTGAATGAACAATGTACTGACTGGCACACTGTCATTTTTAAGCTCGGATGAAATTCTGACAAATTGTTTAACTGACTTTCCACTTTCcgcttgccacttgccactttcTACTCTCCACTTGCTTCCCCatccttttattatttttatttttctccttttttttttggaggggCGGAAAAAGTTTTGATTAAACTGTTTGTCCTTTATGGCCCTTACCCTTCGACCGCCCTTCCTCCGGGTTACGCTTGACAAACTTTACATAATTGCCGAAAACGCCCCGAATAAcgctccaaaaaaaaagcaatttcCATTGGCTCGGTGATGGGTGGCATGTGGCAAGTATCCAAAGTGTCCGGAGCGGAGTCAGTTATTGTAGTAAACACGCCTTCAAGCCACTGACTGACAACAATCAAAGCGGTCTCGCAGTGTTACCAACAAACAGCAATTAAAATTGATGCAAATTAGCAGTCAGCCAGCCCGGCAAGCCTTTCGTCCTTGAATGGTGACCCCGACGGTGTGACCCCGTACTCTTACTTACCTCTCGTGGTGTTGCTTCAACGGATTATCGATATTATTAACGGAAACTAATATTGGAGCAGCCTAATGTGGTTTCTTTTTAGAGGTGACCCCGAAAAGGTGACCCCGTTCTCTTACTTTCCTCATGCTATGTTTCTTCGTCCCCTAAAAGATTGATCTTATTGTTCTAAAGTGTAGAATCTAAATCATTATGAGCTAAAGCTAATATGATAGCCCCGAAGATGGTGTATACTCACACTTACCTCTCGTTCAGTTTCCCCATCAGCCAATAGATCGATCTTGTTGCCCACAACCACTATGGGCACCGCGGTGGTGGCCTTCGTCTCATGGATCTGATCCCGGATGGCGCGAACCTCTTCGAAAGTAGTAGCATCAGTGACATCATAGACCAGGATGAAAGCATCAGCCGAGGATATCGAAAGGGCTCGCATCGCCGGGAACTAAGGGGGTTTGAAAACAAATACGAGGTGATTAAGGGGgttcttaataaaaatttgtataagaATAGGTCccataaacataaatattgtAAGAATTAATAGTTTTCTTACTTTTTTAAAggcaatttttgtttaaaccACCCAACTATGACCTTCCTAGTCCATAATTATGGAGCGTTTATGTGTTTATATTTCAAAGCAGATAATCAAA
Encoded here:
- the LOC6503509 gene encoding GTP-binding protein Rhes isoform X1, with protein sequence MQTLSGKKANEEHCRGTFVTKKKNNKQEEEQHSSRMRGRHLRRRFSLQPSFMKDDNAEEKPKRDKVGRNNAVDDAIGPANARHKIVVMGSAKVGKTSIITQFLYNTFSTKYKRTIEEMHQGNFSIAGVSLTLDILDTAGSYEFPAMRALSISSADAFILVYDVTDATTFEEVRAIRDQIHETKATTAVPIVVVGNKIDLLADGETEREVSVEYATTESVVTVDWENGFVEASAAINENVTQVFKELLAQAKITYNLSPALRRRRQSLPQQIGNNGPGTPLHHHHHHHHNQAHHQGAASTSAAAAAAAAAAGSSSGSGSGSGSHAPTPAQLQHLQRIQERSLGAKRNSCSIS
- the LOC6503509 gene encoding ras-related protein Rap-2a isoform X3 — encoded protein: MRGRHLRRRFSLQPSFMKDDNAEEKPKRDKVGRNNAVDDAIGPANARHKIVVMGSAKVGKTSIITQFLYNTFSTKYKRTIEEMHQGNFSIAGVSLTLDILDTAGSYEFPAMRALSISSADAFILVYDVTDATTFEEVRAIRDQIHETKATTAVPIVVVGNKIDLLADGETEREVSVEYATTESVVTVDWENGFVEASAAINENVTQVFKELLAQAKITYNLSPALRRRRQSLPQQIGNNGPGTPLHHHHHHHHNQAHHQGAASTSAAAAAAAAAAGSSSGSGSGSGSHAPTPAQLQHLQRIQERSLGAKRNSCSIS
- the LOC6503509 gene encoding GTP-binding protein Rhes isoform X2, which translates into the protein MQTLSGKKANEEHCRGTFVTKKKNNKQEEEQHSSRMRGRHLRRRFSLQPSFMKDDNAEEKPKRDKVGRNNAVDDAIGPANARHKIVVMGSAKVGKTSIITQFLYNTFSTKYKRTIEEMHQGNFSIAGVSLTLDILDTAGSYEFPAMRALSISSADAFILVYDVTDATTFEEVRAIRDQIHETKATTAVPIVVVGNKIDLLADGETEREVEYATTESVVTVDWENGFVEASAAINENVTQVFKELLAQAKITYNLSPALRRRRQSLPQQIGNNGPGTPLHHHHHHHHNQAHHQGAASTSAAAAAAAAAAGSSSGSGSGSGSHAPTPAQLQHLQRIQERSLGAKRNSCSIS
- the LOC123257497 gene encoding RNA polymerase II degradation factor 1-like, with protein sequence MFRNPQDEHVRRPLPPIGAERAARLAARNSLNLKTSQGGGGATDVWQNPGGSEHGCTPFRVCGLWSVGDEDGIEHDENCVHRQQNAALAACLGRGNPWSWMGSTWSGAGGSNNFGGGGTVSGWERDTMLDSVANRGGMGHRDPGETFTANMGSQRYQPQGHQTHHHNQQQQHQQQHQQQQHQQQQHHQPQHHHQQPQQPPQQQHHQPHHQPQLQSQHHQLPHQQAPPQMHQQVHPQLHRHPHPETAPMTQPPTYRAPSLLHRSNLGHVSTPDSGSTLFHELLRAQERTCSLAQRIHDLLPTDPLRRQFQHQLFNQQIQIEQQLCVVLEQKLDLVTKAMHVSPELAHSYYLFQPTSDWGGIGAALATGISPGNMGTNVPTGVRASTPLPSTDHADLSLDMSRLGMRSPEVTPAATSTPLQENRTCPSPGGPVSISVPGPSRVTMSQGTNTMSPPAHMGHLQSNCIPSTSNSASVAAPPSIQYNTVARCAAMEGNQCLVDTFREDLERS